From the genome of Streptomyces sp. V1I1, one region includes:
- a CDS encoding MBL fold metallo-hydrolase yields the protein MKLTVVGCSGSFPSAESACSSYLVEADGFRLLLDMGNGALGELQRHIGLYDLDAIFLSHLHADHCIDMCGYFVARYYRHDGGRCDALPVYGPEGTEQRLTTAYADIPSATAMSEVFDFHTLKAGSFHIGPFSVRTEKVRHPVEAYGIRLEHAGKSLTYSGDTGVSETLHELADGADLFLCEASFTHGKEDIPDLHLNGREAGAHAQRANVGRLVLTHIPPWTDGQQNLADARMVYGGPAELAAAGAIYEV from the coding sequence ATGAAGCTCACCGTCGTCGGCTGCTCGGGGTCGTTTCCGTCCGCGGAATCGGCCTGCTCGAGCTACCTCGTAGAGGCCGACGGCTTCCGGCTGCTTCTCGACATGGGCAACGGCGCCCTCGGCGAGCTGCAGCGCCACATCGGTCTCTACGACCTCGATGCGATCTTCCTCAGTCACCTTCACGCGGATCACTGCATCGACATGTGCGGGTATTTCGTGGCCCGCTACTACCGCCACGATGGCGGCCGCTGCGACGCCCTCCCGGTCTACGGCCCGGAAGGCACCGAGCAGCGCCTGACCACTGCGTACGCGGACATCCCCTCCGCCACCGCCATGAGCGAGGTTTTCGACTTCCACACGCTGAAGGCAGGCAGCTTCCACATCGGCCCGTTCTCCGTCCGTACGGAGAAGGTGAGACACCCCGTCGAGGCGTACGGCATCCGCCTGGAGCACGCCGGCAAGTCGCTGACGTACTCGGGCGACACCGGCGTCAGCGAGACCCTGCACGAACTCGCCGACGGCGCCGATCTGTTCCTCTGCGAGGCGTCCTTCACGCACGGCAAGGAGGACATCCCCGACCTCCACCTCAACGGCCGTGAGGCCGGAGCCCACGCCCAGCGTGCGAACGTCGGCCGGCTCGTGCTCACCCACATCCCGCCGTGGACGGACGGGCAGCAGAATCTGGCGGATGCCCGCATGGTCTACGGCGGCCCTGCCGAACTGGCTGCCGCGGGCGCGATCTACGAGGTCTGA
- a CDS encoding DUF2017 domain-containing protein has protein sequence MAGHFESIPGGGAAVALDEVEISILRSLAVQLLELIGPGDEPVEGEDPLAALFSEGPSEPPTDPALARLFPEAYAGPGADVEDEELLAASSEFRRFTENDLRSRKRDDALAVVRTLDSLASAGEGGVVLKLTADDCLHWLGALNDLRLTIGTRLEVSDEDENGELYRLPDSDPRKPMVMAYLWLGALQETLVETLMS, from the coding sequence ATGGCCGGGCACTTCGAGTCGATTCCCGGCGGCGGCGCCGCCGTCGCGCTCGACGAGGTCGAGATCTCCATCCTGCGCTCGCTGGCCGTTCAGCTGCTTGAGCTGATCGGGCCCGGCGACGAGCCGGTGGAGGGCGAGGACCCGCTGGCCGCACTGTTCTCGGAGGGGCCGAGCGAGCCGCCGACCGACCCGGCGCTGGCCCGCCTTTTCCCGGAGGCGTACGCAGGTCCCGGCGCCGACGTAGAGGACGAGGAACTGCTCGCCGCGTCTTCGGAATTCAGGCGCTTCACCGAGAACGACCTGCGCTCCCGCAAGCGCGACGACGCGCTCGCGGTCGTCCGCACCCTCGACTCACTGGCCTCGGCCGGCGAGGGCGGTGTCGTCCTGAAGCTGACCGCCGATGACTGCCTGCACTGGCTCGGCGCGCTCAACGACCTGCGGCTGACCATCGGGACCCGCCTGGAGGTCAGCGACGAGGACGAGAACGGCGAGCTGTACAGGCTGCCCGACTCCGATCCGCGCAAGCCGATGGTGATGGCGTATCTCTGGCTCGGCGCGCTCCAGGAGACGCTCGTCGAGACCCTGATGTCCTGA
- a CDS encoding amino acid permease, whose product MTSLQVDKHDGNEAAGSAAGADEGYQRGLGARQIQMIAIGGAIGTGLFLGAGKGISKAGPSLILAYAIAGLVIFFIMRALGELLMYRPVSGSFAEYGREFVGPFAGFVTGWTYWLFWVVTGITEVTAAATYMTYWWDIPQWLSALVFTVILYAANLISVKLFGELEFWFSMVKVTAIIGMILICAGVLTIGFSDAGDTASVTHLWSDGGFFPKGLGGTLMTLQLVMFAFLAVELVGVTAGESKDPEKTLPKAINTVPWRIAVFYVGALIMILSVVPWTHFQPGISPFVAAFEKMGLGIGAAIVNFVVLTAALSSCNSGMYSTGRMLRDLALNGQGPKAFTKLTENGLPLIGTTFSAALMLVGVWINYKAPGEAFNYVVSFATISGMWAWIMILVSQIRYRAKADRGELPQSTFKAPGAPYTSWFALLFICMVIVMMGIDKDARISLYCAPLWALLLGVSYLVLKKRNPEGAAFAKRSPQRGPRRRPLR is encoded by the coding sequence ATGACCTCACTGCAGGTCGACAAGCACGACGGCAATGAGGCCGCGGGGTCCGCGGCAGGCGCGGACGAGGGCTACCAGCGCGGACTGGGTGCTCGTCAGATCCAGATGATCGCGATCGGCGGGGCCATCGGCACCGGCCTCTTCCTCGGCGCGGGCAAGGGCATCTCCAAGGCCGGCCCCAGCCTCATCCTGGCCTACGCCATTGCGGGCCTGGTCATCTTCTTCATCATGCGGGCGCTGGGCGAACTGCTCATGTACCGCCCCGTCTCGGGATCCTTCGCCGAGTACGGGCGTGAATTCGTCGGTCCTTTCGCGGGCTTCGTCACCGGATGGACGTACTGGCTCTTCTGGGTCGTCACCGGCATCACCGAAGTCACTGCGGCCGCCACGTACATGACGTACTGGTGGGACATTCCGCAATGGCTCTCCGCGCTGGTCTTCACCGTCATCCTCTACGCCGCGAACCTCATCTCCGTGAAGCTCTTCGGTGAGCTGGAGTTCTGGTTCTCGATGGTCAAGGTGACGGCCATCATCGGCATGATCCTGATCTGCGCCGGTGTGCTCACGATCGGCTTCTCCGACGCCGGTGACACCGCGTCCGTCACCCACCTGTGGTCCGACGGCGGCTTCTTCCCCAAGGGTCTCGGCGGCACGCTGATGACCCTGCAGCTCGTGATGTTCGCCTTCCTCGCGGTCGAACTGGTCGGCGTCACCGCCGGCGAGTCCAAGGACCCGGAGAAGACCCTCCCCAAGGCCATCAACACCGTGCCGTGGCGTATCGCCGTCTTCTACGTCGGCGCGCTGATCATGATCCTGTCGGTGGTGCCCTGGACCCACTTCCAGCCGGGCATCTCGCCGTTCGTCGCCGCCTTCGAGAAGATGGGCCTCGGCATCGGCGCCGCGATCGTCAACTTCGTCGTGCTGACGGCCGCACTCTCCTCCTGCAACTCCGGTATGTACTCCACCGGCCGCATGCTGCGGGACCTGGCGCTCAACGGGCAGGGCCCGAAGGCCTTCACCAAGCTGACGGAGAACGGCCTGCCGCTGATCGGCACGACCTTCTCCGCCGCGCTGATGCTGGTCGGCGTCTGGATCAACTACAAGGCTCCGGGCGAGGCGTTCAACTACGTCGTCTCCTTCGCGACCATCTCCGGCATGTGGGCCTGGATCATGATCCTGGTCAGCCAGATCCGCTACCGGGCCAAGGCGGACCGCGGTGAGCTGCCGCAGTCGACCTTCAAGGCGCCCGGCGCCCCGTACACCAGCTGGTTCGCGCTGCTCTTCATCTGCATGGTCATCGTGATGATGGGCATCGACAAGGACGCGCGGATCTCGCTGTACTGCGCGCCGCTGTGGGCGCTGCTCCTCGGCGTCTCGTACCTGGTCCTGAAGAAGCGCAACCCCGAGGGCGCGGCCTTCGCCAAGCGCTCACCGCAGCGCGGGCCCCGGCGCCGACCGCTGCGCTGA
- a CDS encoding nicotinate phosphoribosyltransferase, with translation MNPADLGLPVDVPSTALFTDQYELTMLQAALKSGTADRRSVFEIFTRRLPEGRRYGVVAGTGRLLDAVENLRFDAGVLGFLRERKIVDEPTLRWLASYRFSGDIWGYPEGEVYFPGSPILRVEGTFAECVLLETVALSILNHDSAIAAAASRMSTAAGGRGLIEMGARRTHELAAVASARAAYVGGFNSTSDLAAGFRYAIPTVGTSAHAFTLLHDSERDAFQAQVDSLGRGTTLLVDTYDVAEAVRTAVDIAGPGLGAVRIDSGDLLLVAHRVRQQLDELGATGTKIVVTSDLDEYAIASLAAAPVDAYGVGTQLVTGSGHPTCSMVYKLVARSESADPRAPLLPVAKKSLGGKTSIGGRKWAARRLDEDGVAEAEVICVDTVPSDLVDRQLLVELVKGGEVVAREPLDAVRERHIAARAGLPLSAMQLSRGEPVLPTEYI, from the coding sequence ATGAACCCTGCGGACCTTGGGCTGCCGGTGGACGTTCCGTCGACGGCGCTCTTCACGGACCAGTACGAGCTCACGATGCTCCAGGCGGCACTGAAGTCCGGCACCGCCGACCGCCGATCCGTCTTCGAGATCTTCACCCGCAGGCTCCCCGAGGGCCGGCGGTACGGCGTCGTGGCGGGCACCGGCCGGCTGCTCGACGCCGTCGAGAACCTCCGCTTCGACGCGGGCGTGCTGGGCTTTCTGAGGGAGCGAAAGATTGTCGACGAGCCGACGCTGCGGTGGCTCGCCTCGTACCGCTTCAGCGGCGACATCTGGGGCTATCCGGAGGGCGAGGTCTACTTCCCGGGCTCGCCGATACTGCGGGTCGAGGGCACCTTCGCCGAGTGTGTGCTGCTCGAGACCGTCGCCCTGTCGATCCTCAACCACGACTCGGCGATCGCGGCCGCGGCCTCCCGGATGTCGACGGCGGCGGGCGGGCGCGGGCTGATCGAGATGGGCGCACGGCGTACGCACGAACTCGCCGCGGTCGCGTCGGCCCGCGCTGCGTACGTCGGCGGCTTCAATTCCACCTCCGACCTGGCGGCGGGTTTCCGCTACGCCATTCCGACGGTGGGCACCAGCGCGCACGCCTTCACCCTGCTGCACGACAGCGAGCGCGACGCCTTCCAGGCTCAGGTCGACTCGCTCGGGCGGGGCACGACGCTGCTGGTCGACACCTACGACGTGGCCGAGGCCGTCCGCACGGCCGTGGACATCGCCGGTCCCGGGCTCGGTGCCGTACGCATCGACTCCGGGGACCTGCTGCTGGTCGCCCACCGGGTGCGGCAGCAGCTGGACGAGCTCGGCGCGACCGGCACCAAGATCGTGGTCACCTCGGACCTGGACGAGTACGCCATCGCGTCGCTGGCCGCGGCGCCGGTGGACGCGTACGGCGTGGGAACACAGCTGGTCACCGGCAGCGGGCACCCCACCTGCTCGATGGTCTACAAGCTGGTCGCCAGGTCCGAGTCCGCCGACCCCAGGGCTCCGCTGCTGCCGGTCGCGAAGAAATCCTTGGGCGGCAAGACCTCCATCGGCGGCCGCAAGTGGGCCGCGCGCCGACTGGACGAGGACGGGGTCGCAGAGGCGGAGGTGATCTGTGTCGACACGGTGCCGTCGGACCTGGTGGACCGGCAGCTGCTGGTGGAACTGGTCAAGGGCGGCGAGGTCGTCGCCCGCGAGCCGCTGGACGCGGTGCGCGAGCGGCACATAGCGGCGCGGGCAGGGCTGCCGTTGTCGGCGATGCAGCTGTCCAGGGGCGAGCCGGTCCTGCCCACGGAGTACATATGA
- a CDS encoding type II toxin-antitoxin system PemK/MazF family toxin, which produces MDTSWWLAVLAVVVIALVATVMDGRGRIAARRPGGRARPPGRPTGPRRGPKLRPRPGEIWWAEVPYENGPGSKDRPCLVLSVRGGTAQVAKITSKYHDESQGVISLPPGTVGDARGRASFLETDELRDVGVWEFRRRVGVVDPTVWDQVRHLSA; this is translated from the coding sequence ATGGACACGTCGTGGTGGCTCGCTGTGCTCGCCGTGGTGGTGATCGCGCTGGTCGCCACGGTGATGGACGGGCGCGGCCGGATCGCGGCCCGCCGCCCGGGCGGCCGCGCCCGCCCGCCGGGCCGCCCGACGGGTCCCCGGCGCGGCCCGAAGCTGCGCCCGCGGCCGGGCGAGATCTGGTGGGCGGAGGTCCCGTACGAGAACGGCCCCGGGTCGAAGGACAGGCCATGCCTGGTGCTGTCGGTGCGGGGCGGGACGGCGCAGGTCGCGAAGATCACGAGCAAGTACCACGACGAGAGTCAGGGCGTGATCTCGCTGCCACCGGGGACGGTGGGGGACGCGCGGGGGCGGGCGAGTTTTCTGGAGACGGACGAGCTGCGGGATGTGGGGGTGTGGGAGTTCCGCCGAAGGGTGGGGGTGGTGGACCCGACGGTGTGGGACCAGGTGCGGCATCTGTCGGCGTGA
- a CDS encoding PTS transporter subunit EIIC — MSTATATAASPTKKWGSGLFQGLQKVGRSLQLPIAVLPAAGILLRLGQDDVFGKDGLGWNKVAAVFATAGDAVFANLPLLFCIGIAIGFAKKADGSTALAALVGFLVYKNVLTAFPIAEAKVQGGADIPATYNDPKVFGGIIMGLLAAVIWQRYHRKKLVDWLGFFNGRRLVPIIMAFVGTAMGVLFGLVWEPVGNVITDFGQWMTGLGAVGAGIFGVINRALLPIGMHQFVNTVAWQEIGSFKDSAGQMWHGDLPRFFHGDPTAGQFMSGFFPIMMFALPAAALAIAHTARPERRKAVMGMMMSLALTSFVTGITEPIEFAFMFIAPLLYAIHAVLTAVSMAVTWALGVHHGFSFSAGAIDYFLNWGLATKPWMIIPIGLAFAAIYYTVFRFAIVKFNLTTPGREPEEEVEDLTKA, encoded by the coding sequence ATGAGTACGGCTACCGCTACGGCGGCGTCGCCCACCAAGAAGTGGGGTTCGGGTCTGTTCCAGGGCCTGCAGAAGGTCGGCCGAAGCCTGCAGCTGCCGATCGCCGTCCTGCCGGCGGCAGGCATCCTGCTGCGTCTGGGCCAGGACGACGTGTTCGGCAAGGACGGCCTGGGCTGGAACAAGGTCGCCGCGGTCTTCGCCACGGCCGGTGACGCGGTCTTCGCCAACCTGCCGCTGCTGTTCTGTATCGGCATCGCGATCGGCTTCGCCAAGAAGGCCGACGGCTCCACCGCGCTCGCCGCGCTGGTCGGATTCCTGGTGTACAAGAACGTCCTCACGGCGTTCCCCATCGCCGAGGCCAAGGTCCAGGGCGGCGCCGACATACCCGCGACCTACAACGACCCGAAGGTCTTCGGCGGCATCATCATGGGCCTGCTCGCTGCCGTCATCTGGCAGCGGTACCACCGCAAGAAGCTCGTCGACTGGCTCGGCTTCTTCAACGGCCGCCGACTCGTGCCGATCATCATGGCCTTCGTCGGTACGGCCATGGGCGTGCTGTTCGGCCTCGTCTGGGAGCCCGTCGGCAACGTCATCACCGACTTCGGCCAGTGGATGACCGGTCTCGGCGCCGTCGGCGCCGGCATCTTCGGCGTCATCAACCGGGCGCTGCTGCCCATCGGTATGCACCAGTTCGTGAACACCGTGGCCTGGCAGGAGATCGGCTCCTTCAAGGACTCCGCGGGCCAGATGTGGCACGGTGACCTGCCGCGCTTCTTCCACGGCGACCCCACCGCCGGTCAGTTCATGTCGGGCTTCTTCCCGATCATGATGTTCGCCCTCCCGGCCGCCGCCCTCGCCATCGCGCACACGGCTCGCCCCGAGCGCCGCAAGGCCGTGATGGGCATGATGATGTCGCTGGCGCTGACGTCCTTCGTCACCGGCATCACCGAGCCGATCGAGTTCGCGTTCATGTTCATCGCGCCGCTCCTGTACGCGATCCACGCGGTTCTGACCGCCGTCTCGATGGCTGTCACCTGGGCGCTCGGCGTGCATCACGGCTTCAGCTTCTCGGCCGGTGCGATCGACTACTTCCTGAACTGGGGGCTCGCCACCAAGCCATGGATGATCATTCCGATCGGCCTGGCGTTCGCGGCGATCTACTACACGGTCTTCCGCTTCGCGATCGTCAAGTTCAACCTCACCACCCCGGGCCGTGAGCCCGAGGAAGAGGTCGAGGACCTGACGAAGGCGTAG
- a CDS encoding PTS transporter subunit EIIC, producing MSSESAAAPQHSWRIGAFQQLQKMGRSLQLPIAVLPAAGILNRLGQPDVFGADGLGWNDVAKVMAGAGGALLDPNIGLPLLFCVGIAIGMAKKADGSTALAAVAGFLVYYGVLHQFPKDCEGAAKAVTVGCQSEGGMIVPYAYQNPGVFGGIIMGLLAAYFWQRFHRTKLVDWLGFFNGRRLVPIIMSFVAIGFAALCLWIWPPVGDALESFSDWLAGLDAWGAGIFGVANRALLVIGLHQFLNVPIWFQFSSYTKPDGTVVHGDISMFLAGDPNAGQFTTGFFPIMMFALPAAALAITHCAKPHRRKEIGGLMLSVALTSFVTGITEPIEYSFLFVAPLLYVIHALLTGVSMALSWGLGAKDGFSFSAGLIDYVINWGLATKPWLLIPIGLGFAVVYYAIFRFAITKFNIPTPGREPEEVEGELERDIVK from the coding sequence ATGAGTTCGGAAAGTGCTGCCGCGCCACAGCACAGCTGGCGGATCGGTGCGTTCCAACAGCTCCAGAAAATGGGCCGCAGCCTGCAGCTGCCGATCGCCGTCCTCCCCGCGGCCGGCATCCTCAACCGGCTCGGCCAGCCCGATGTCTTCGGCGCGGACGGACTGGGCTGGAACGACGTCGCCAAAGTGATGGCCGGCGCCGGCGGCGCGCTGCTGGACCCCAACATCGGTCTGCCACTGCTGTTCTGCGTCGGCATCGCGATCGGCATGGCCAAGAAGGCGGACGGCTCCACCGCGCTCGCGGCCGTCGCGGGCTTCCTCGTCTACTACGGCGTCCTGCACCAGTTCCCCAAGGACTGCGAGGGCGCGGCGAAGGCGGTGACCGTCGGCTGCCAGTCGGAGGGCGGCATGATCGTGCCGTACGCCTATCAGAACCCCGGCGTCTTCGGCGGCATCATCATGGGCCTGCTGGCCGCCTACTTCTGGCAGCGCTTCCACCGCACCAAGCTGGTGGACTGGCTCGGCTTCTTCAACGGCCGGCGGCTCGTCCCGATCATCATGTCCTTCGTCGCGATCGGGTTCGCGGCCCTGTGCCTGTGGATCTGGCCGCCGGTCGGCGACGCGCTGGAGAGCTTCAGCGACTGGCTGGCGGGCCTGGACGCGTGGGGTGCGGGCATCTTCGGTGTCGCGAACCGGGCGCTGCTCGTCATCGGCCTGCACCAGTTCCTGAACGTGCCCATCTGGTTCCAGTTCAGCAGCTACACCAAGCCCGACGGGACGGTCGTGCACGGCGACATCAGCATGTTCCTGGCGGGCGACCCGAACGCGGGCCAGTTCACCACCGGCTTCTTCCCGATCATGATGTTCGCCCTCCCGGCGGCGGCGCTGGCGATCACGCACTGCGCCAAGCCGCACCGCCGCAAGGAGATCGGCGGTCTGATGCTGTCGGTCGCGCTGACGTCCTTCGTCACCGGCATCACCGAGCCGATCGAGTACTCGTTCCTCTTCGTCGCGCCGCTGCTGTACGTGATCCACGCGCTGCTCACCGGTGTCTCGATGGCGCTGAGCTGGGGCCTCGGCGCCAAGGACGGCTTCAGCTTCTCGGCGGGCCTGATCGACTATGTCATCAACTGGGGCCTGGCGACCAAGCCCTGGCTGCTCATTCCGATCGGCCTGGGCTTCGCGGTGGTCTATTACGCGATCTTCCGGTTCGCGATCACCAAGTTCAATATCCCGACGCCGGGGCGTGAACCGGAAGAAGTCGAGGGCGAACTGGAGCGTGACATCGTCAAGTAG
- a CDS encoding PTS glucose/sucrose transporter subunit IIB, which translates to MASKAEKIVAGLGGIDNIEEIEGCITRLRTEVVDPAKVDEAALKAAGAHGVVKMGNAIQVVIGTDADPIAADIEDMM; encoded by the coding sequence ATGGCCAGCAAGGCTGAGAAGATCGTCGCCGGGCTCGGCGGGATCGACAACATCGAAGAGATCGAGGGCTGCATCACCCGCCTCCGTACCGAAGTCGTGGACCCGGCCAAGGTCGACGAGGCCGCCCTCAAGGCGGCCGGAGCCCACGGCGTCGTCAAGATGGGCAACGCGATCCAGGTCGTCATCGGCACCGACGCCGACCCGATCGCCGCCGACATCGAAGACATGATGTGA
- a CDS encoding isochorismatase family protein produces MHRALIVVDVQNDFCEGGSLAVAGGAEVAAAITDLVGQAQPGYRHVVATRDHHIEPGDHFSEHPDYVRSWPPHCVAGTEGVGFHPNFAPAVASGAIDAVFDKGAYAAAYSGFEGADENGTTLAAWLRAREVSEVDVVGIATDHCVRATALDAAREGFTTHVLLDLTAGVAEETTERALEELRAAGVELSGKPVV; encoded by the coding sequence ATGCACCGCGCCTTGATCGTCGTGGACGTTCAGAACGACTTCTGTGAGGGCGGCAGCCTCGCGGTGGCGGGGGGTGCCGAAGTCGCTGCCGCCATCACGGACCTGGTGGGCCAGGCCCAGCCGGGTTACCGCCATGTCGTCGCCACCCGCGACCACCACATCGAGCCGGGCGACCACTTCTCGGAGCACCCGGACTACGTCAGGTCGTGGCCGCCCCACTGCGTCGCCGGCACGGAGGGTGTGGGCTTCCACCCGAACTTCGCACCGGCGGTCGCGTCGGGCGCGATCGACGCGGTCTTCGACAAGGGCGCGTACGCGGCTGCGTACAGCGGCTTCGAGGGCGCGGACGAGAACGGCACGACGCTGGCGGCGTGGCTGCGGGCGCGTGAGGTCTCCGAGGTCGACGTGGTCGGCATCGCGACGGACCACTGTGTACGGGCGACGGCGCTGGACGCGGCGCGGGAGGGCTTCACGACGCATGTGCTGCTCGACCTGACGGCGGGGGTCGCGGAGGAGACGACGGAGAGGGCGCTGGAGGAGTTGCGGGCGGCGGGCGTGGAGCTGTCCGGCAAGCCGGTGGTCTGA
- a CDS encoding M67 family metallopeptidase, with protein sequence MLTLTQSLFDQIVAHARADHPDEACGVVAGPEGSGRPERFIPMLNAARSPTFYEFDSADLLKLYRELDDRDEEPVIIYHSHTATEAYPSRTDISYANEPGAHYVLVSTADTDDAGSFQFRSFRIVEGEITEEEVKVVEAY encoded by the coding sequence ATGCTGACCCTCACCCAGTCTCTGTTCGACCAGATCGTGGCGCACGCCCGCGCCGACCACCCCGACGAGGCCTGTGGCGTGGTCGCGGGCCCCGAGGGCAGCGGCCGCCCCGAGCGCTTCATCCCGATGCTGAATGCCGCCCGCTCGCCCACGTTCTACGAGTTCGACTCGGCGGACCTGCTGAAGCTCTACCGGGAGCTGGACGACCGTGACGAAGAGCCGGTGATCATCTATCACTCGCACACGGCGACCGAGGCGTACCCGTCCCGTACGGACATTTCGTACGCCAACGAGCCGGGCGCCCACTATGTCCTGGTCTCCACGGCCGACACCGACGACGCGGGCTCCTTTCAGTTCCGCTCCTTCCGCATCGTCGAGGGCGAGATCACCGAGGAAGAGGTCAAGGTCGTAGAGGCGTACTGA
- a CDS encoding putative leader peptide, with protein MVPHDVSDKTPSALLLVARLHVDLCRLASAMCTTRAAS; from the coding sequence ATGGTTCCCCATGACGTGAGCGACAAGACGCCGAGCGCCCTGCTGCTCGTGGCGCGGCTGCACGTCGACCTGTGCCGCCTCGCCAGCGCGATGTGTACGACCCGCGCTGCGTCCTGA
- a CDS encoding PLP-dependent cysteine synthase family protein, producing the protein MRYDSPLAAVGNTPLVRLPRLSPSDEVRIWAKLEDRNPTGSIKDRPALHMIEQAEKDGRLTPGCTILEPTSGNTGISLAMAAKLKGYRIVCVMPENTSEERRQLLAMWGAEIIPSPAAGGSNTAVRVAKELSAENPSWVMLYQYGNPDNAGAHYATTGPEILADLPSITHFVAGLGTTGTLMGVGRYLREHVPGIRIVAAEPRYDDLVYGLRNLDEGFVPELYDASVLTTRFSVGSADAVTRTRELLQQEGIFAGVSTGAALHAAIGVGKKAMKAGEQADIVFVVADGGWKYLSTGVYTAPTTEAAIEALQGQLWA; encoded by the coding sequence ATGCGTTACGACTCCCCGCTCGCGGCGGTCGGCAACACCCCGCTGGTCCGCCTGCCGCGCCTGTCCCCGTCGGACGAGGTCCGCATCTGGGCCAAGCTCGAGGACCGCAACCCGACCGGCTCGATCAAGGACCGCCCGGCGCTCCACATGATCGAACAGGCGGAGAAGGACGGCCGCCTGACGCCGGGCTGCACGATCCTGGAGCCTACGTCCGGCAACACCGGCATCTCGCTGGCGATGGCAGCGAAGCTCAAGGGCTACCGGATCGTGTGCGTGATGCCGGAGAACACGAGCGAGGAGCGCCGTCAGCTGCTGGCGATGTGGGGCGCGGAGATCATCCCGTCGCCCGCGGCGGGCGGCTCGAACACGGCGGTACGGGTCGCCAAGGAGCTGTCGGCCGAGAACCCTTCGTGGGTGATGCTCTACCAATACGGCAACCCGGACAACGCGGGCGCGCACTACGCCACGACGGGCCCGGAGATCCTGGCGGACCTCCCCTCCATCACCCACTTCGTGGCGGGCCTGGGGACCACCGGCACGCTGATGGGAGTGGGCCGCTACCTGCGCGAACACGTCCCGGGCATCCGTATCGTCGCCGCGGAGCCGCGCTACGACGACCTGGTCTACGGCCTCAGGAACCTGGACGAGGGCTTCGTCCCCGAGCTGTACGACGCGTCGGTCCTGACGACCCGCTTCTCGGTGGGCTCGGCGGACGCGGTCACCCGCACCCGCGAACTCCTCCAGCAGGAGGGCATCTTCGCGGGCGTCTCCACGGGGGCGGCGCTGCACGCGGCGATCGGCGTCGGCAAGAAGGCGATGAAGGCCGGCGAACAGGCGGACATCGTCTTCGTGGTCGCGGACGGCGGCTGGAAATACCTGTCGACGGGCGTCTACACGGCCCCGACGACAGAGGCGGCGATCGAAGCACTGCAGGGCCAGCTCTGGGCGTAG
- the clpS gene encoding ATP-dependent Clp protease adapter ClpS translates to MDQVSVAPTEIERPESAEETFAVPEPDVPWVTLVHNDPVNLMSYVTYVFQAYFGYSKDKAHKLMLDVHHKGRAIVSSGSREEMERDVQAMHGYGLWATLSQDRF, encoded by the coding sequence ATGGACCAGGTGAGTGTTGCTCCCACAGAGATCGAACGCCCTGAGTCGGCGGAGGAGACCTTCGCCGTGCCCGAGCCCGACGTGCCGTGGGTGACGCTCGTCCACAACGACCCGGTCAACCTGATGAGCTATGTCACCTATGTCTTCCAGGCCTATTTCGGCTACTCCAAGGACAAGGCGCACAAGCTGATGCTCGACGTCCATCACAAGGGACGCGCCATCGTCTCCAGCGGCAGCCGCGAGGAGATGGAGCGTGATGTGCAGGCGATGCACGGTTACGGGCTGTGGGCGACGCTGTCCCAGGACCGCTTCTGA
- a CDS encoding MoaD/ThiS family protein → MAIEVRIPTILRTYTDGAKAVEGSGDTLAELFADLEIRHNGIRERIVDGDQLRRFVNVYLNDEDVRFLDGISTKLADGDSVTILPAVAGGMV, encoded by the coding sequence ATGGCCATCGAGGTCCGCATCCCGACCATCCTCCGTACGTACACCGACGGCGCGAAGGCCGTCGAGGGGAGCGGGGACACTCTCGCCGAGCTCTTCGCCGACCTCGAGATCCGGCACAACGGAATCCGGGAGCGCATTGTCGACGGCGACCAGCTGCGCCGCTTCGTGAACGTCTATCTGAACGACGAGGACGTCCGCTTCCTCGACGGCATCTCCACCAAGCTCGCCGACGGCGACAGCGTCACGATCCTCCCGGCCGTCGCCGGCGGCATGGTCTGA